One Cryptococcus neoformans var. grubii H99 chromosome 3, complete sequence genomic region harbors:
- a CDS encoding monosaccharide transporter, whose product MFFSKYSGGTERKKPEHAHAPDRDCIPSLDDLGIQLHPDTARYVTDSQALADAIGGNGLRDMFGNGLVVAAAFSTCMGGLLFGFDQGILSIVLTMPQFLEQFPDININVSSSAAFNKGIMTALLELGAFIGALQAGFVADKYSRKKAIALGSIWFIIGAIIQTTSFSFAQLVVGRFIGGLGVGLLSAVAPMYISEVAPPNIRGALLAMEGATIVIGIVVMFYITYGSRFIENDWSFRLPFLIQMAPCILLGIGLWKLPYSPRWLAGAGRDADCLAALMRLRRLPSTDPRLQAEWISIRAEAIQNREVMIKDHPSLQGEDFMSELKLEVVSWIDMFRPKLIKRTIIGPILMLFQQFQGVNALIYYSPTLFEQLGLDYEMQLDMSGVLNISQMVATIVAFFVLDRVGRKPPLIFGSVCNTICHVIVAVIMAKFSHDWVKYHNEAWVAVAFILIFMFTFGVGWSPVPWAMPAEVHSSSRRAKGVAITTCACWLCNFIIGLITPPMLQNIKYGTFLFFGVFSLLSGIWVWFFCPEPMGKTLEQMDEIFRSNTAHEDNLIKAEIQAAIMDVSPIENTASVFKSGEKLGDKDIQQEWVETV is encoded by the exons ATGTTCTTCAGCAAATACAGCGGCGGCACCGAGCGTAAGAAGCCCGAACATGCTCATGCTCCTGACCGGGACTGCATCCCTAGTCTCGATGACCTTGGTATCCAACTACATCCAGACACAGCCAGATATGTAACAGATAGTCAAGCCTTGGCAGACGCCATTGGAGGTAATG GCCTTCGAGATATGTTTGGCAATGGACTGGTGGTAGCTGCTGCTTTCTCCACCTGCATGGGTGGTCTCCTCTTCGGTTTTGACCAAGGTATCCTTTCTATCGTCCTCACCATGCCTCAATTCCTCGAACAGTTTCCGGACATCAATATCAAtgtttcttcctcggccGCCTTTAACAAAGG CATCATGACTGCTCTCTTGGAATTGGGTGCTTTCATTGGCGCTCTCCAAGCTGGGTTTGTTGCTGATAAGTATTCACGAAAAAAAGCAATTG CGCTTGGATCAATATGGTTCATCATCGGCGCTATAATCCAGACTACGTCATTCTCCTTTGCCCAGCTTGTTGTTGGGCGATTCATTGGGGGCTTGGGTGTCGGTCTCCTTTCTGCAGTGGCCCCTATGTATATCAGCGAAGTGGCACCTCCTAACATTCGAGGAGCCTTACTCGCCATGGAAGGTGCTACTATTGTAATCGGTATCGTAGTGATGTTCTATATT ACGTATGGTTCCCGATTCATCGAAAATGATTGGAGCTTCCGCCTTCCCTTCCTGATACAAATGGCCCCTTGTATTCTCCTTGGCATCGGTCTTTGGAAGCTGCCATACTCTCCCAGATGGCTTGCTGGTGCGGGTCGAGATGCCGACTGCCTCGCCGCTCTGATGCGACTTCGACGCTTACCTTCCACAGACCCCCGTCTGCAAGCAGAATGGATCAGCATCCGTGCAGAGGCTATCCAGAACCGGGAAGTAATGATCAAGGATcacccatctcttcaaggagaagacttCATGTCGGAACTTAAACTTGAAGTCGTTTCATGGATAGACATGTTCCGACCCAAGTTGATCAAGCGTACAATTATTGGTCCCATATTGATGTTGTTCCAGCAATTCCAAGGAGTCAATGCT CTTATCTACTACTCGCCTACCCTCTTTGAGCAGCTTGGACTCGATTATGAAATGCAGCTTGACATGAGCGGCGTACTCAACATTTCACAGATGGTTGCCACCATTGTCgccttcttcgttcttgATCGAGTTGGCCGAAAGCCTCCCCTTATATTTGGTTCTGTCTGCAACACCATATGTCATGTAATTGTGGCGGTTATTATGGCCAAGTTCAGTCATGACTGGGTCAAGTATCATAACGAAGCTTGGGTCGCAGTGGCTTTTATTCTGATTTTTATGTTCACTTTTGGCGTTGGGTGGTCTCCTGTACCTTGGGCGATGC CTGCCGAAGtccattcttcatcccGCCGAGCCAAAGGTGTTGCAATCACCACCTGCGCATGTTGGCTCTGTAACTTCATCATTGGACTCATTACTCCCCCTATGCTTCAAAACATCAAATACGGCAcattccttttcttcggTGTCTTTTCTTTACTTTCAGGTATCTGGGTATGGTTCTTTTGCCCCGAACCTAT GGGGAAAACCCTTGAGCAAATGGATGAGATTTTCCGCTCCAACACCGCTCATGAAGATAATCTCATTAAAGCCGAGATCCAGGCGGCCATTATGGATGTCTCGCCTATTGAAAACACAGCTTCTGTATTCAAATCCGGCGAAAAGCTTGGCGACAAAGACATTCAACAGGAGTGGGTGGAGACAGTATAA
- a CDS encoding AMP deaminase — MSHSPDDPYTSHSPSPFPSPLPIPAPSYEDHLNGGPHPHSSPAFDYHEERRTHLKDEIWMSHHLPRLPPPSASEAGSSVRTDTGSSFKNRMAPGDYFDTSNPTGPARQLSPKASFNPSVLRANMSNIEKGGEGMTMREHEVDPDVNDLGTALRQATLRLDKESTMLSPSGPEYGDLDPAPALAHRKEMDAQERLDLEEEKKEKELAMKAFVGEEEGGQTQVQPRQSSDVQQGIGNELESLYASFSRCLELRDKYIELSNQRLGDNPRDHDGTFHGFNPASAGDVMSLKPEYDPETVEIPAETKDDIPTWNIYPPPPPPRWHWKTAQDGVHPEPATIEDNNKRSAPNQRDVEVFKVEDCEIPGKDEGKTFMVNDEGVFTVYVDNVNSPSVSNGQTPEDQANGQISDDKQPLSRVPRLKEYFTDLDFLLGVCSDGPAKSFAFRRLKYLQSKWSLYCLLNEYQELADMKAVPHRDFYNVRKVDTHIHHSASMNQKHLLRFIKSKLKKSPDEIVIHRDDKDLTLKEVFESLNLTAYDLSIDMLDMHAHQEFHRFDRFNDRYNPTGSSRLREIFLKTDNLLKGKYLAELTHELITDLEQSKYQHSEWRLSIYGRNINEWDNLAKWVVNNKLISHNVRWLIQVPRLYEVFKGQGLVDNFEDVVRNVFQPLFEVTQDPSSHPELHIFLQRVVGFDSVDDESKPERRLYRKFPTAKMWNTKQSPPYSYWIYYMYANMASLNAWRRSRGFNTFVLRPHCGEAGDPDHLSSAFLTAHSISHGILLRKVPALQYLFYLKQIGLAMSPLSNNALFLTYERNPFKDFFRTGLNVSLSTDDPLQFHFTASHLLEEYSCAAQIYKLTPADMCELARNSVLQSGWEMQVKKHWLGQRWYLPGAAGNDIHKTNVPTIRLAYRHATLLEELALIRHGKHSPSATPTHLKPPTTIKPEKPGLATHSSDIAAAAMGNSSGVPAAHLVGGASELNRRSLERKRAISGTDKQAQIPDTTS, encoded by the exons ATGTCCCACTCCCCAGACGACCCGTACACGAGTCATTCACCCTCTCCATTCCCGTCCCCGCTCCCAATCCCCGCCCCCAGTTACGAGGACCACCTCAATGGCGGACCCCATCCTCACTCCTCCCCCGCTTTCGACTATCATGAGGAACGCAGGACCCATTTGAAGGACGAGATCTGGATGTCCCACCATTTGCCTCGTCTCCCACCCCCAAGCGCCTCAGAGGCAGGCTCTTCTGTCCGCACAGACACCGGCTCCAGTTTCAAAAACAGGATGGCTCCCGGGGACTATTTCGATACGAGTAATCCAACCGGCCCTGCGCGACAACTAAGTCCCAAAGCATCGTTTAATCCTTCAGTGCTGCGTGCAAATATGTCCAACATAGAgaaaggtggagaaggtaTGACTATGCGTGAGCATGAAGTAGATCCTGATGTCAACGATCTCGGTACCGCGCTTCGTCAAGCAACTCTCCGCCTCGACAAAGAATCCACCATGCTCTCACCGTCAGGTCCAGAATACGGAGATTTGGATCCTGCACCGGCTCTCGCCCACAGGAAAGAAATGGATGCTCAAGAGAGGCTAgaccttgaagaagagaagaaggagaaggagttaGCCATGAAGGCTTTTgtgggtgaagaagaagggggacAGACACAAGTGCAACCTCGGCAATCCAGTGACGTTC AACAAGGAATCGGAAATGAACTTGAGTCGCTCTA CGCGTCATTTTCCCGCTGTCTCGAGCTTCGTGACAAGTACATAGAACTTTCCAACCAGCGCTTGGGCGACAACCCTCGAGACCACGATGGCACCTTTCACGGGTTCAACCCTGCGTCCGCCGGTGACGTGATGAGCCTCAAGCCTGAATACGATCCCGAAACTGTTGAGATCCCAGCTGAGACCAAAGACGATATCCCTACCTGGAACATTtatcctccccctccccctcctcgtTGGCATTGGAAGACTGCCCAGGATGGCGTTCACCCTGAGCCTGCAACGATAGAAGATAATAACAAGCGATCAGCTCCAAATCAGAGGGATGTGGAAGTTTTCAAGGTGGAGGATTGTGAAATTCCGGGTAAGGATGAAGGGAAGACATTTATGGTCAATGATGAAGGTGTATTCACCGTGTATGTGGACAATGTCAATTCTCCATCCGTCAGCAATGGACAAACCCCGGAGGATCAAGCGAATGGACAAATCTCAGACGATAAACAACCTCTTTCGCGCGTTCCCAGGCTCAAGGAGTACTTTACCGACCTTgacttccttcttggtgTATGCTCTGATGGTCCTGCCAAGAGTTTTGCCTTCAGGAGGCTCAAGTACCTTCAAAGCAAGTGGAGTCTTTATTGTTTGTTGAATGAGTACCAAGAGCTGGCGGATATGAAGGCTGTACCTCATCG AGACTTTTACAACGTCCGAAAAGTTGACACTCACATTCACCACTCTGCAAGCATGAACCAAAAGCATCTTTTGCGATTTATCAAGTCCAAGCTCAAAAAGTCACCTGAT GAAATTGTCATCCACCGAGATGACAAGGATCTCACGTTAAAAGAGGTCTTTGAGTCGCTTAATCTCACGGCTTATGATCTTTCCATTGATATGCTTGATATGCACGCCCACCAA GAATTCCACCGATTCGACAGGTTCAACGACCGATATAATCCAACCGGATCTTCCCGTCTTCGTGAAATCTTCCTCAAGACTGACAACTTGTTGAAAGGGAAGTATTTGGCTGAACTCACACATG AATTAATCACAGACCTGGAACAGAGCAAATACCAACATTCTGAATGGCGTCTCTCCATCTATGGCCG TAACATCAACGAATGGGACAACCTTGCAAAATGGGTCGTCAACAATAAGCTCATCTCGCATAATGTTAGGTGGTTGATTCAAGTTCCAAGGCTTTATGAGGTTTTCAAGGGGCAAGGGCTGGTCGACAATTTTGAGGATGTTGTCCGCA ACGTTTTCCAACCTTTGTTCGAAGTAACTCAggatccttcttcccatcctgAGCTCCATATTTTCCTTCAGCGAGTCGTAGGATTTGACTCTGTCGACGATGAATCCAAACCCGAGAGACGACTCTATCGCAAGTTCCCGACTGCTAAAATGTGGAACACTAAACAAAGTCCGCCTTACAGCTACTG GATCTACTACATGTACGCTAACATGGCGAGCCTCAATGCTTGGCGTCGTTCTCGCGGTTTCA ACACTTTTGTCCTCCGTCCTCATTGTGGTGAAGCCGGTGATCCCGATCATCTTTCATCGGCGTTCCTTACAGCCCATTCTATCTCTCACggcattcttcttcgtaaGGTCCCTGCGTTGCAATACCTATTCTACCTCAAGCAAATTGGACTGGCCATGTCTCCGTTGAGTAATAATGCCTTGTTCTTGACGTACGAAAGGAATCCATTCAAAGACTTTTTCAGGACTGGGTTGAATGTGTCGTTGTCAACAG ATGATCCCCTTCAGTTCCATTTCACTGCCTCCCATTTGCTGGAAGAGTACTCGTGCGCTGCACAAATTTACAAGCTTACCCCTGCCGACATGTGCGAGCTGGCGCGTAACTCTGTACTTCAATCTGGCTGGGAAATGCAAGTCAAAAAACACTGGTTAGGTCAAAGGTGGTATTTGCCTGGTGCTGCTGGCAATGATATCCATAAGACCAATGTCCCCACGATCAGGTTAGCCTATCGACACGCTACTTTACTGGAGGAGCT TGCTCTCATTCGCCATGGGAAGCATTCCCCAAGCGCTACCCCGACCCACTTGAAACCACCCACTACTATCAAACCTGAGAAGCCAGGTCTTGCCACGCATTCTTCCGATATTGCGGCCGCCGCTATGGGCAATTCGTCTGGTGTTCCTGCTGCACACCTTGTTGGAGGAGCGTCTGAGCTTAATCGGCGAAGtctggagaggaagagagctATAAGTGGAACGGATAAGCAAGCACAGATACCTGATACAACAAGTTAA